The genomic interval AACGGGTGTAATAAATTTATGATCTTCTGCAACATTTTTCTATTCATGTCCTCAGTCTTTCCCCATTTAACCTGAGAAATATTAAAAAAGTCATGGATCATTTCATATACTTCCATTCCTGGAAAAGCTCATTTCTGTCTAAATCATTAGAACTTACTTCAATCAGCTAAATGAATCCTGATTTTATTCGTTTCTTCGCGCAACGGTTAAGAATTTTGAAAGCTGATTTATGAATAACAAATTACCTGAACTCCGTACAGTCAATGTAATCCGTTATGTTACTCCTCTGCGGGAAGGCGGATCATTGCCTGCAATTGCAGAGGCTGATGACGATTTTCTTTATGTTCTCAAATTTCGCGGTGCAGGACAAGGTTTAAAGGCACTCATTGCTGAGCTGATTGGTGGTGAAATATGCAGGTTACTGGGTTTACGCATGCCGGAAATCGTTTTTGCCAATCTGGATGAAGCATTTGGCAGAACGGAAGCGGATGAAGAAATCCAGGATTTACTGAGGGCTAGTACCGGCCTTAATCTGGCCATTCATTATTTATCAGGAGCTATTACATTTGATCCGCTGGTTACTGCTGTTGATCCGAAACTAGCCTCCCAGATTGTCTGGATGGACTGTTTGCTTACCAACGTTGACCGTACTGCCCGTAATACCAATATGCTGATCTGGCACAAGGAATTGTGGCTGATTGATCACGGCGCTGCATTGTATTTCCATCATTCCTGGCAAAACTGGGAGGAACAAGCCAGGCGTCCGTTTGTTCAGGTAAAAGACCATGTGTTACTTTCAAAAGCTTCGGAACTTGATCTGGTGGATCTGGAATTTAAGGCAATTCTGGACACAGAAGGTATTAATTCCATCGTCGGACTGATTCCTGATGAATGGTTGGTGGCGTCATCAGACGAGTCTTCGGATGAGCTCAGACAAGTTTACGCCCAATTTTTATTAACAAGGATTGCCTCTTCGGAAATCTTTTTAAAGGAAGCAAAGCATGCAAGGGAAACACTTATTTGAGTACGCCGTAATCCGCGTTGTACCAAGGGTGGAACGTGAAGAATTTATCAATGTTGGCGTTATTCTGTATTGTCAGGGGCATAAGTTTTTAAAGGTTCTTTATCAGCTGAATGAAGAGAAAATCCATGCCTTAAGTAAAGATACGGATGTTCAGGAATTAGGAATTTATTTAAAAGCGCTTGAAAAAATTTGTATTGGAGGCAAGGAAGGTGGTACCATAGGGCAATTTCCACTGGCTTCACGTTTTCGATGGCTAACTGCAACAAGAAGCAGTGTCGTGCAAAGCTCAAAAGTACATCCTGGTTTTTGTGCTGATCCCGGTGAAACTGTCGGACGACTATTCAATCAGCTTGTTTTGTGAATTTAAAATAAAAAATCATGTTAAGAAAAACACATGCTTTTATACTGGTAATGTTATCATTCACGTGGTCCTTTACTGCATGCCGGCAAACCGCAAGCGATCCGAAAGATGCTTCGGAAAAACTAACTGCTACATCGAACTGGATGATTGACGAGATTATTGTGAACGATGCGGTAACCTTTAAAAACGGAAAAATGATCAAACAGTTTGGTGGTGTTGATTTTGATAGATACATGGAAACAGTGCGTTTTAAAGCCAATGGAGAATTTGAAGGACATTTTGCTGGTGATGACAAACCGTTGGTTCTTTACTGGAAATTGAATGAAAAAGATATTACCATTGCGGCAGCTGATACCAAAGGAGGCGCCTGGACAATTATTCCCAGGGATGTTACTGACGATTCATTCATAATGAAAACGCAAAGTACAGCATATGATTATCCCAGGATGACAAAAATTGAACTAAGCTTTAAGCGTTAACATTTCAACTTACTTTTATCTCAAACACCATGACGAAACTAGAAGATGCTTTTATCTATTTTGACGAGTACAACAAGCAAGCTCCTGAGCACATAACCTGGAACGGAGAAGTTTATCCATCGGAGTATTTTTACGCATTAAAATTATATGAATGGGTAAAAAAGCTGGATGCCAATGCGGGTGAATGCTTGCTTCTTGCATCCAGAAGCCAGCATATTGGCAGGTGGGAAATAGCAAGGAGTTCCTATCCTGAAGGACGGGTAGGTTATTTAAAATGGAGAAGTGACCTTTCTAAATTTCATGCTCAGAAAGCAGCAGAAATATTACAAACTGTTGGATACGGCCAGTCAGATATAGATCGTGTTAAAGAAATAATACAAAAACAAAAGCTGAAAGCGGACCAGGAAGTGCAAACCATGGAAAATGCACTTTGCCTGGTATTTCTCGAATTTCAATATGACGATCTTATCTCAAAGCTATCAGAAGAAAAGATGATTGATGTTTTAAGAAAAACCTGGAACAAAATGAGTGAACCAGGAAGAAACGCAGCTTTATCGATGCAGTATAGTGATAATGGTAAGGCGTTGTTAAGCAAAGCACTAGGATAATTCTTTTTTTAGAAGCCAGTCTGTTTGGCGATCATCACCGAGCATAAAAATATGTTCGCTGAATCTTTCAAAACCCCACTTTTTGTAAAATGAAAGTGCATTTGAATTGTGTTCCCAAACCCCAAGCCATATCGTTTTCGCTCCCAGGTCCACAGCCGCTTCCAATCCTTTTTTCATTAGAATATTTCCTATACCCTGTCCGATTCTTTCTTTGTCGACATATATCCTGCATATTTCAACAGTTTTTTGAGCAATATCTTCCAAAGGATTTTGTACTGGCAATAACTTGATATATCCTGCAATTGTGTTAT from Dyadobacter sp. NIV53 carries:
- a CDS encoding GNAT family N-acetyltransferase, whose translation is MPLEIRKATVADAQNIARFSRKSFHDSFADQNTKENMDKFMTVFSEDALAAEVKSPENIFYIALDNNTIAGYIKLLPVQNPLEDIAQKTVEICRIYVDKERIGQGIGNILMKKGLEAAVDLGAKTIWLGVWEHNSNALSFYKKWGFERFSEHIFMLGDDRQTDWLLKKELS
- a CDS encoding HipA family kinase encodes the protein MNNKLPELRTVNVIRYVTPLREGGSLPAIAEADDDFLYVLKFRGAGQGLKALIAELIGGEICRLLGLRMPEIVFANLDEAFGRTEADEEIQDLLRASTGLNLAIHYLSGAITFDPLVTAVDPKLASQIVWMDCLLTNVDRTARNTNMLIWHKELWLIDHGAALYFHHSWQNWEEQARRPFVQVKDHVLLSKASELDLVDLEFKAILDTEGINSIVGLIPDEWLVASSDESSDELRQVYAQFLLTRIASSEIFLKEAKHARETLI
- a CDS encoding DUF3037 domain-containing protein; the encoded protein is MQGKHLFEYAVIRVVPRVEREEFINVGVILYCQGHKFLKVLYQLNEEKIHALSKDTDVQELGIYLKALEKICIGGKEGGTIGQFPLASRFRWLTATRSSVVQSSKVHPGFCADPGETVGRLFNQLVL
- a CDS encoding DUF4202 domain-containing protein, whose amino-acid sequence is MTKLEDAFIYFDEYNKQAPEHITWNGEVYPSEYFYALKLYEWVKKLDANAGECLLLASRSQHIGRWEIARSSYPEGRVGYLKWRSDLSKFHAQKAAEILQTVGYGQSDIDRVKEIIQKQKLKADQEVQTMENALCLVFLEFQYDDLISKLSEEKMIDVLRKTWNKMSEPGRNAALSMQYSDNGKALLSKALG